The following proteins are encoded in a genomic region of Cryptococcus gattii WM276 chromosome I, complete sequence:
- a CDS encoding Hypothetical protein (Similar to TIGR gene model, INSD accession AAW42754.1; CND05100), with protein MSEQPQQSEAARRAAARKAKILARGNAGLNKLAQSARGEEAQKLYPDSPNPSSNISTPGTDKESKQPQWAPPPSSSTPRSSQPQVSSDQAAMARQLEAMMSMFGTPGVQSSGGGAEMPDMSRLLAQMMGDPSLASGPNAQGQGMIGDVDDPAGLGGMGPGGIPPNLSDLFGGAGAGGPSFPGFGGAGAGQQQGKGKVEKYFPLAHFISVILLAVFAVTWWEPALRMTAAFRTENVWADRWAGFTGRVKGLGEVEVLPIFWAFVTLELILQTSRLMIFKSPPAPHSLLQNFLPVLPPSISRPLLTGSRYLSLLSQTYKDGCLLIFVVGTTVVVADWLRGSLVI; from the exons ATGTCAGAACAGCCACAACAGTCAGAAGCAGCACGAAGAGCAGCAGCACGCAAGGCAAAGATCCTCGCAAGGGGAAACGCAGGCCTCAACAAACTTGCACAGTCAGCCAGAGGTGAAGAGGCACAGAAGCTCTACCCCGATAGCC CCAATCCCTCTTCAAACATTTCTACTCCAGGTACTGACAAAGAGTCCAAGCAGCCCCAATGGGCTCCCcccccttcttcttccactccACGCTCCTCACAACCGCAGGTGTCTTCCGACCAAGCCGCCATGGCTCGTCAACTTGAAGCCATGATGTCCATGTTCGGTACGCCCGGCGTACAATCATCAGGCGGAGGAGCTGAAATGCCAGATATGTCTAGGCTCCTTGCCCAGATGATGGGCGATCCTTCACTTGCTTCAGGTCCTAACGCGCAAGGCCAGGGGATGATCGGCGATGTGGATGATCCTGCAGGACTGGGCGGTATGGGTCCCGGAGGCATACCCCCCAACCTGTCTGACCTGTTTGGTGGAGCTGGTGCTGGTGGCCCGTCGTTCCCTGGATTTGGCGGTGCTGGAGCTGGCCAGCAGCAAGGCAAAGGAAAAGTCGAAAAGTACTTTCCTCTTGCCCATTTCATCTCTGTCATACTGCTAGCAGTCTTTGCAGTGACATGGTGGGAGCCGGCTTTGAGAATGACAGCAGCATTTAGGACGGAAAATGTCTGGGCGGACAGATGGGCGGGATTTACTGGAAGGGTGAAGGGTTTGGGTGAAGTGGAGGTTTTACCCATCTTTTGGGCGTTTGTGACCTTGGAGCTTATCCTCCAAACATCTCGCTTGATGATTTTCAAA TCTCCTCCCGCGCCCCATTCCCTTCTCCAGAACTTCCTCCCAGTCCTTCCCCCATCTATCTCTCGCCCACTCCTCACTGGCTCGCGATATCTCAGCCTCTTGTCGCAGACGTACAAGGACGGTTGTTTACTTATATTTGTGGTCGGTACGACAGTTGTGGTGGCGGACTGGTTGAGAGGATCCCTCGTTATTTAG
- a CDS encoding Hypothetical protein (Similar to TIGR gene model, INSD accession AAW43340.1; CND05130), which translates to MNVCLWGCTSPFEEVPGNSSRPKASLLPEPVPLIHLIPPSPSNEQTFSRSSSFTESSHHQTPDDMSPVITHSRPDSSWTQRISGFFDPSKLSFNLRTAPRHEATSVYLAPHPDLPEDPFASRIDMAALSPEIGPLRDISKEYNPLAAATKECHVETRNDEEKVAVKEEQDPVQPGNQMPFGQSAK; encoded by the exons ATGAACGTCTGTCTATGGGGTTGCACATCGCCATTTGAAGAAGTGCCAGGCAACTCGAGCCGACCAAAAGCAAGCTTGCTGCCTGAGCCG GTGCCATTAATCCATCTTATTCCACCCAGTCCATCTAATGAACAGACATTCAGCCGTTCCAGCTCTTTCACAGAAAGCTCGCACCACCAGACGCCTGACGACATGAGCCCTGTCATCACGCATTCCCGACCTGATAGCTCATGGACTCAACGCATCAGTGGATTCTTTGACCCTTCAAAATTATCATTCAACCTTCGGACTGCTCCCAGGCACGAGGCAACTTCAGTTTATCTGGCACCCCATCCAGATTTGCCTGAAGACCCATTTGCATCGAGGATTGATATGGCTGCTTTATCGCCCGAAATAGGCCCTTTACGCGATATTTCCAAAGAGTATAATCCTTTAGCTGCCGCGACAAAAGAATGCCATGTTGAAACTAGGAATGATGAGGAAAAAGTGGCCGTGAAAGAGGAACAGGATCCGGTGCAGCCGGGGAACCAGATGCCCTTCGGACAATCCGCAAAGTAG
- a CDS encoding Heat shock protein HSP60, putative (Similar to TIGR gene model, INSD accession AAW42752.1): protein MSKPSVLGINFGQSYASIAVIDKEGHPTCIANEEGERQIACAISYAGEQVYIGNGALPHLVKNGKNTIMGFRNLLGHTYDEVDHTAILTAPLIPTSATPAYTVDILVPPPKAPSRSGVTSSAVSGAATPVVAEPVPSKKTISVPEVTSEFLSTLLTSATDFLGVTPSACVISAPTWFTPEQKEALRKAADAAGINVLQVLDEAAAVLVGYRAGLSEERKARGLLGKPEEGNAGEDEARDKRVVVLDMGETSLAVSVIQVAEGEYTVLAKAREDKLGGREFDNLLLKHFAKEFTKKTKVALDLPCGESASDADKRAEAKLRLAVDHTKRSLSASSGAATCAVESLKEGMDLSSAINRLRFDGLAAPVYRQVGSVLSNTVQSAGLDLCQIDEVLLAGASTLFPGLQSSLSYLFPATTPITAAIDPSQVIAIGCALQALHLTSLEDNLKLEDVLATAGPEGKTDVTAAPIGIVIPSQEANTLAAVVVPSGAPLPVRRRVAIPAPAGKVTLEIWEGKDEVKVDLVERPPAEKFEDDEEEEDEEEEEPEEVKTPITVKTKALGAVEVELQKEGQLVLEVIVQRGGGLEVRAWEEGREEAADKFEA, encoded by the exons AT GTCCAAGCCTTCCGTTCTTGGTATCAACTTTGGCCAGTCCTACGCCTCCATCGCCGTCATCGACAAG GAGGGTCACCCCACATGTATCGCCAATGAGGAGGGTGAGAGGCAAATTGCCTGTGCCATCTCATACGCTGGAGAGCAAGTCTACATCGGTAACGGTGCTTTGCCCCACCTCGTCAAGAACGGCAAGAACACCATTATGGGCTTCCGAAACCTCCTTGGCCACACTTACGACGAAGTCGACCACACCGCTATTCTTACCGCTCCCCTTATCCCAACCTCTGCTACCCCCGCCTACACTGTTGACATCCTTGTGCCTCCCCCCAAGGCTCCCAGCCGATCTGGTGTCACTTCCAGTGCTGTTTCCGGCGCTGCTACCCCCGTTGTTGCCGAACCCGTCCCTAGTAAAAAGACCATCTCTGTGCCAGAGGTCACTAGCGAGTTCCTGTCCACCCTGTTGACTTCGGCCACTGACTTCCTCGGCGTCACGCCTTCCGCGTGTGTCATTTCTGCCCCCACTTGGTTTACCCCGGAACAGAAAGAAGCTTTGAGAAAAGCTGCCGACGCTGCTGGTATCAACGTTCTTCAGGTTTTGGACGAGGCCGCTGCTGTTTTGGTTGGTTACAGGGCGGGCCTTAGTGAGGAGAGGAAGGCCAGAGGTTTATTGGGTAAACCCGAGGAGGGTAACGCCGGTGAAGACGAGGCCAGGGACAAGAGGGTTGTTGTCCTTGATATGGGAGAAACTTCTTTGGCCGTTAGTGTGATCCAGGTCGCTGAAGGTGAGTACACGGTTTTGGCCAAGGCCAGGGAGGACAAGCTTGGCGGTAGGGAATTTGACAACTTG CTCCTCAAACACTTTGCCAAGGAATTCACCAAGAAGACCAAGGTTGCGCTTGACCTTCCCTGTGGCGAGTCCGCCTCTGACGCCGACAAGCGTGCCGAGGCCAAGCTCCGTCTCGCGGTTGACCACACCAAGCGATCTTTGAGTGCTTCCAGCGGTGCTGCCACCTGTGCCGTCGAGTCTCTCAAGGAAGGCATGGACCTCTCTTCCGCTATCAACCGTCTCCGATTTGACGGTTTGGCCGCTCCCGTCTACCGACAAGTTGGTTCTGTTCTCTCCAACACCGTCCAGTCTGCTGGACTCGACCTCTGCCAGATTGACGAAGTCCTTCTCGCGGGCGCTTCCACCCTTTTCCCTGGTTTACAATCTAGCCTCTCTTACCTCTTCCCCGCTACTACCCCCATCACCGCCGCTATTGACCCCTCCCAGGTTATCGCCATTGGCTGTGCCCTTCAGGCTCTTCACCTTACTTCTCTTGAAGACAATCTTAAACTTGAGGATGTTCTCGCCACTGCTGGTCCCGAAGGCAAGACCGACGTCACTGCCGCTCCTATCGGCATTGTCATCCCCTCCCAGGAGGCTAACACCCTTGCTGCCGTTGTGGTCCCCTCTGGTGCTCCTCTCCCTGTTAGGAGGCGTGTTGCGATCCCTGCGCCTGCGGGCAAGGTTACTCTTGAAATCTGGGAGGGTAAGGATGAGGTGAAGGTTGACCTCGTGGAGCGACCTCCTGCCGAGAAGTTTGAGGAtgacgaggaggaggaagacgaagaggaggaggagccTGAAGAGGTTAAGACCCCCATCACTGTCAAGACTAAAGCCCTCGGCGCTGTTGAGGTCGAATTGCAAAAAGAGGGTCAGCTCGTACTCGAAGTTATTGTGCAGCGAGGAGGTGGTCTCGAGGTCAGGGCTTGGGAGGAAGGACGGGAAGAGGCCGCGGACAAGTTTGAGGCTTAG
- a CDS encoding Hypothetical protein (Similar to TIGR gene model, INSD accession AAW43272.1; CND05170) — translation MIIPPDPEKDPNIFSPSSSTPSLVPAPSEHSYFGTASWDGESLPPYEGRRRSRISLSADQSNRTTHTREGDVFSDENATHLQEMAERDPRPGLGLVIPPTVINPAYQRSPGSSLGSVTPTASRPNASLPSFHSTHPFHSHAGSSTVPTSDTAPVASTSKLWESPSSQSSGPSSTRRVLCLSPAASRALYKWWKKWRTWVLVLLVLILIGVALVIGLLVGRHSSKHDAGVPSPPWEDNDDNNSGKKAAIWQQGDSSNLTYVESRDGPSSTEGNLTNCNQFTSYNYTSAFSSLFTPFTTTTISTTSFTFPLQANGSAPSNFFFNAHGLGSSGTITFLGSEGNEALKQEAGEGLITVDVIVRYAGPQTLNDMMRICEMTRNDGGVGVGIYSPRRTDGKVSNPLFINPAYVPTSHVLIRVPASVYASAAPSTYFPHLEYNFDQMSVRFGDLEGVADMGSLDISNSCGGLSAGYVSLKSGNVMSTGSDVNGKWNVSEELYMNISDGSISADVILYDPSDPSDNSTSLQDPVADYTLARRADSSPPDKLITTNFFSSSGSLDIRYLHHPTTVSLSSVITTLHGPIAVHLHPNYVGPFSAQTIWGELRIPTPASVSNYDPIRQNRCRSLAMGVINVTANSSFAQYGLNETVLEHSTDTVTGVAYWATVNQQGGKRWVETLTVDKVQALAAATGNEVVVMGAGGDVEVTVDTS, via the exons ATGATCATCCCTCCTGACCCCGAGAAGGATCCCAacatcttctctccctcctcatCCACTCCGTCCCTCGTCCCCGCCCCTTCAGAACATTCCTATTTCGGTACTGCATCGTGGGATGGCGAATCATTACCGCCGTACGAGGGTCGGCGGCGGTCCAGGATAAGTTTGTCCGCGGATCAGAGTAACAGGACCACGCACACAAGGGAGGGAGACGTGTTTTCGGATGAGAACGCGACCCACCTGCAGGAGATGGCAGAAAGAGACCCACGGCCAGGGCTAGGCTTGGTGATACCGCCCACAGTCATAAATCCGGCGTATCAGCGGTCTCCCGGCTCATCATTGGGAAGCGTGACGCCGACAGCGAGTAGGCCCAATGCTTCCCTCCCATCTTTTCATTCGACACATCCTTTCCACTCTCATGCAGGATCGTCAACTGTACCAACTTCCGACACCGCCCCAGTAGCTTCAACCTCAAAGCTGTGGGAATCCCCTTCGTCTCAATCTTCTGGCCCGTCTTCCACGCGTCGCGTCTTATGTCTCTCCCCAGCAGCATCCCGAGCGCTATACAAATGGTGGAAAAAATGGAGAACATGGGTATTAGTTTTGCTGGTCCTAATACTGATAGGGGTAGCGTTGGTGATCGGGTTACTTGTGGGGAGGCATTCTTCAAAACACGACGCTGGAGTGCCAAGCCCACCGTGGGAGGACAACGACGACAACAACAGTGGGAAGAAGGCAGCGATATGGCAACAGGGAGATTCTTCCAATCTGACATATGTCGAATCAAGG GACGGACCATCATCCACAGAGGGAAACTTGACAAATTGTAATCAGTTTACCTCTTATAATTATACCTCTGCCTTCTCCAGCCTTTTTACCCCATTCACAACTACAACTATATCTACCACCAGTTTTacttttcctcttcaggcAAACGGATCTGCTCCTTCAaatttcttcttcaacgCTCACGGCTTAGGGTCTAGTGGGACAATAACGTTCCTCGGTTCAGAAGGAAATGAAGCGTTAAAACAGGAAGCAGGTGAAGGACTCATTACAGTTGACGTTATTGTACGATACGCCGGTCCACAAACGCTAAATGATATGATGAGAATTTGTGAAATGACGAGAAATGATGGTGGCGTTGGCGTTGGAATCTAT AGCCCAAGACGAACAGACGGAAAGGTCTCCAACCCTCTTTTCATTAATCCTGCCTACGTTCCGACCTCCCATGTCCTCATCCGAGTACCTGCTTCTGTTTACGCCAGTGCCGCTCCTTCTACGTATTTCCCACATCTTGAATATAATTTCGATCAGATGTCCGTACGTTTCGGGGACTTGGAAGGCGTAGCAGATATGGGCTCGTTAGACATATCGAACAGTTGTGGAGGGTTGTCTGCCGGGTATGTGAGTTTGAAGAGTGGAAATGTAATGTCAACAGGGAGTGATGTGAACGGGAAATGGAATGTTTCCGAAGAATTATATATGAATATCTCAGA CGGTTCTATATCAGCAGACGTTATCCTTTACGATCCGTCCGACCCATCTGACAATTCTACAAGCTTGCAAGATCCTGTCGCGGATTACACACTCGCTCGCCGTGCCGACTCATCACCACCTGATAAGCTCATTACCACAAActtcttttcttcatctGGTTCTCTCGATATCCGTTACCTCCATCATCCGACAACGgtctccctctcctccgTCATTACCACGTTGCATGGCCCAATAGCTGTACATCTCCATCCAAATTATGTCGGCCCCTTTTCAGCCCAAACGATATGGGGCGAGTTGCGTATTCCCACTCCGGCTTCGGTTTCAAATTATGACCCGATACGTCAGAACCGCTGCCGTTCTCTCGCCATGGGCGTTATCAATGTCACCGCCAACTCGTCTTTCGCGCAATACGGATTGAACGAAACCGTGCTGGAGCATAGTACGGACACGGTGACCGGTGTGGCTTATTGGGCGACAGTAAATCAACAAGGCGGAAAGCGATGGGTAGAAACACTCACTGTTGACAAAGTACAAGCATTAGCCGCCGCAACAGGCAATGAAGTGGTGGTGATGGGTGCTGGAGGTGATGTGGAAGTGACCGTGGATACGTCCTAG
- a CDS encoding 3-deoxy-7-phosphoheptulonate synthase, putative (Similar to TIGR gene model, INSD accession AAW43192.1), with protein MSATPSPDRNRPLDDRKVTGYDPLIPPALLRHDLPVPPVASKTISASRRATSSIVSGTDPLSRLVVVVGPCSIHDVDQAKEYASRLRQGVQEGRWPGLEVIMRVYFEKPRTTVGWKGLINDPDIDGSFKINKGLRMARELLCDINAMGMPVGCELLDTISPQFIADLISWGAIGARTTESQLHRELASGASFPIGFKNGTDGSVGVAIDAMQSASHPHCFMGINSQGMASIVKTSGNKDCHVILRGGTGGPNYAAEHVQKALSTMRSKNPDAFASIMVDCSHGNSSKNHLNQPKVAADVAAQIAAGEVGITGIMFESNLKGGKQSSDKGRDNLEYGVSITDACVDWEMTVDMLDNLNQASLTRRALLESQEASANGHLNGDAPAVKRLKADE; from the exons ATGTCTGCCACTCCATCTCCAGACAGGAACAGGCCCCTCGACGACAGGAAGGTCACCGGT TACGACCCCCTCATCCCTCCCGCTCTCCTTCGACATGACCTTCCCGTTCCTCCCGTCGCTTCCAAGACCATCTCTGCTTCTCGAAGAGCCACCTCTTCCATCGTGAGCGGTACCGACCCCCTTTCTCGATTGGTTGTCGTTGTCGGTCCTTGCAGTATCCACGATGTCGACCAGGCCAAGGAGTACGCCTCTAGACTGAGACAAGGCGTGCAGGAGGGAAGGTGGCCTGGTTTGGAAGTCATTATGAGAGTCTACTT TGAAAAGCCCAGAACGACTGTCGGGTGGAAGGGTCTCATCAATGACCCCGATATCGACGGTTCCTTCAAGATCAACAAGGGTCTGAGAATGGCTAGGGAGCTCTTGTGCGATATCAACGCCATGGGTATGCCCGTCGGTTGTGAGCTCCTTGACACTATTAG CCCTCAGTTTATCGCCGACCTCATTAGTTGGGGTGCTATCGGTGCCCGAACCACCGAGTCGCAACTCCACCGAGAGCTCGCTTCCGGTGCCTCTTTCCCTATCGGTTTCAAGAACGGTACAGATGGTTCAGTCGGCGTTGCCATCGACGCCATGCAGTCCGCCTCCCACCCTCACTGTTTCATGGGTATCAACTCTCAGGGTATGGCCAGTATCGTCAAGACGTCTGGCAACAAAGACTGCCATGTCATCTTGAGAGGTGGCACTGGTGGCCCCAACTACGCTGCTGAGCACGTACAAAAGGCCCTTTCCACCATGCGTTCCAAGAACCCTGACGCCTTTGCTTCCATCATGGTCGACTGCTCTCACGGCAACTCCTCCAAGAACCATCTCAACCAGCCCAAGGTCGCCGCCGACGTTGCTGCCCAAATCGCTGCGGGCGAAGTTGGTATCACGGGTATCATGTTTGAGAGCAACTTGAAGGGTGGCAAGCAAAGCAGTGACAAGGGGAGGGACAACCTTGAGTACGGAGTGTCAATCACCGATG CTTGTGTCGATTGGGAAATGACCGTTGACATGCTTGACAACCTCAACCAGGCGTCCCTTACCCGAAGAGCCCTTCTCGAATCCCAGGAAGCCAGTGCCAACGGTCATCTCAACGGCGACGCCCCTGCTGTCAAGAGGCTGAAGGCTGACGAGTAA
- a CDS encoding Actin-like protein 3 (Actin-related protein 3), putative (Similar to TIGR gene model, INSD accession AAW43194.1), with the protein MSRQPPLVIDNGTGYTKMGFAGNSEPSFVFPTVIATHQSGGSGASSSSASGAGRAPPPIAGKPSHLASKRGIEDLDFFIGDEAVANSKTYSLHYPIRHGMIENWDHMERLWEQSIFKYLRAEPEDHYVLLTEPPLNPPENRENTAEIMFESFNVQGLYIAVQAVLALAASWTSSKVTERTLTGVVIDSGDGVTHTIPVAEGYVIGSSIKHIPIAGRDITYFVQQLLRDRGESAQIPPEDQLRVAEKIKEDYTYVCQDIVKEFKKYDSDPYKYFARFAGEHSVTGRKYDVDVGYERFLAPEIFFNPEIYSSDFLTPLPEVVDTVIQTSPIDVRRGLYKNIVLSGGSTMFKDFGKRLQRDVKGIVDGRIAGSEERSGSLMKSSGVEVNVISHKRQRYAVWYGGSLMASTPEFFNVSHSREDYQEYGPSLVRRFSVFGSAA; encoded by the exons ATGTCCCGACAACCGCCTCTCGTTATCGACAATGGTACCGGTTACACGAAGATGGG CTTCGCCGGTAATTCTGAACCCTCTTTTGTGTTTCCCACCGTCATAGCGACCCACCAATCTGGCGGTTCTGGTGCTTCGTCCTCGTCTGCTAGTGGCGCTGGGCGCGCCCCACCACCTATCGCTGGCAAGCCTTCACATCTCGCCAGTAAAAGGGGAATCGAGGATTTGGATTTCTTCATTGGTGACGAAGCTGTCGCCAACTCCAA GACTTACTCACTCCATTACCCCATCCGGCATGGGATGATTGAAAACTGGGATCACATGGAGCGTTTGTGGGAGCAATCCATCTTCAAATACCTCCGTGCAGAACCTGAAGACCATTATGTACTCTTG ACTGAACCGCCTCTTAATCCACCTGAGAACCGAGAGAACACCGCTGAGATCATGTTCGAGTCTTTCAATGTTCAAGGATT GTACATTGCTGTCCAGGCTGTTCTTGCTCTCGCAGCCTCCTGGACTTCGTCCAAGGTGACCGAGCGAACTCTCACCGGTGTCGTCATTGACTCTGGAGACGGTGTTACCCATACCATCCCTGTT GCTGAAGGCTATGTTATTGGCTCTTCAATCAAGCACATCCCTATTGCTGGCCGAGATATCACCTACTTTGTGCAGCAACTCTTGCGTGACCGGGGTGAAAGCGCACAGATTCCCCCCGAGGACCAGCTTAGGGTAGCCGAAAAGATTAAAGAAGACTACACCTATGTTTGTCAGGATATCGTCAAGGAGTTTAAGAAGTATGATTCCGATCCATACAAGTACTTTGCTCGATTTGCTGGCGAACACAGTGTGACCGGAAGG AAATACGATGTCGATGTTGGCTATGAGCGATTCTTGGCCCCTGAGATTTTCTTCAATCCCGAAATTTATTCCTCCGACTTCCTGACTCCTCTTCCCGAAGTGGTTGACACCGTAATCCAAACATCTCCCATTGATGTCCGACGAGGTCTGTACAAGAATATTGTGCTTTCTGGTGGATCCACTATGTTTAAGGACTTTGGTAAGAGGTTACAGAGGGATGTTAAAGGCATCGTGGACGGCAGGATTGCGGGCAGTGAAGAGAGGTCAGGTAGTTTGATGAAA TCGAGCGGTGTTGAAGTGAATGTCATCTCTCACAAGAGGCAGAGGTATGCGGTATGGTACGGCGGCAGTCTGATGGCGTCCACT CCTGAATTCTTCAACGTTAGTCACAGTCGCGAAGACTATCAGGAATACGGTCCTTCCCTTGTCCGCAGGTTCTCGGTGTTTGGAAGTGCCGCTTGA
- a CDS encoding ER to Golgi transport-related protein, putative (Similar to TIGR gene model, INSD accession AAW42753.1), with protein sequence MRISQTLLALPLLSVANALHFYFESNEKRCFLEELPSQTIVEGHYKAFIWNENEKQWKKDEAMGIHVAVEELATSHIVVDTRGPPEGRFTFTSHEPGDHNICLHSNITGGWLSNEHIKMYLDLNVGSSRFDNAADQTHVTTLSSKIRELNSKVADIQREQRYMREVEANFRDASESTNARAVWWSLLQIAVLIGAAVWQMRHLKVYFEDKKLR encoded by the exons ATGAGGATCTCTCAAACCCTTCTTGCGCTTCCATTGCTTTCCGTCGCCAAC GCCTTGCACTTCTATTTTGAATCCAATGAGAAAAGATGTTTCTTGGAGGAATTACCCAGTCAAACCATCGTGGAAG GTCATTACAAGGCTTTCATATGGAATGAGAACGAGAAACAGTGGAAAAAGGACGAGGCCATGGGTATCCATGTGGCTGTCGAG GAATTGGCAACTTCTCACATAGTCGTAGATACTCGAGGTCCCCCTGAAGGTCGATTTACCTTTACCTCCCACGAACCCG GAGATCACAACATCTGTTTACACTCCAATATTACTGGCGGTTGGCTTTCGAATGAGCATATTAAAATGTATTTGGATCTGAATGTTGGATCGTCTCGGTTTGACAATGC GGCCGATCAAACTCATGTGACAACTCTTTCGTCCAAAATTCGCGAACTCAACAGCAAGGTTGCCGACATTCAACGCGAACAGCGCTATATGCGTGAAGTCGAGGCAAACTTTAGGGACGCAAGTGAGAGCACTAACGCGAGGGCGGTGTGGTGGAGCTTGTTGCAGATTGCCGTATTAATTGGGGCTGCCGTTTGGCAGATGAGACATCTCAAG GTATACTTTGAGGATAAGAAACTCAGATGA